GAATGAGAAGAGGCCCAGGGGCAGGGATTTACAGGAATGACTCCTGCTTGGCTTGATGGGGCTACAAAGCTGTCCTGTGGCCAGAACAGGAAACCTAAAAATACCTTCTCTGTCTTTGAGGCTTTGCCCTCCTCTGACTACTGCTTTCGGGCAATTTTTAACCCAACTGTTAGGTTTTTAGGAGAGAGGAGCAGTTACTCAGATGGACTTGGTGCAGTAGTGTGTGGCAGGGGGTTGGTGTCAGCAGGTGGTGAGTGTGCTCATAGTTGGTCAGCAACAGGTTGAAGTGATTAATAACAGCTGCAGATCCAGCTCCCACAGAAAATGGATCTCCAGGCTGCTCCTTATTCTCTCTTTGCATCCCATTTTAATGGGGTTTCTACTGGTTTGCTGTTCTTGCACCCATGTGTCACCTGGAGCATCTCAACAGACAGATGAAGTGATCTGTGAGCCAGAGCTTTGCTTCTGGACCTCTGTGTGGGATACTGGGTGCAGGCCTTGGATGAGTGGGTACATAGGGGGGATTTTAAGGGTGGAGAGCTCAGGCAGGGGTGTGTTGAtgctctccccatccctgtggCAATCCCAGTGATGCTCTGTatgctgggaggtgctgggctaCGGGAGCCGCTGACATCACTCCCGGGCAGGGGGAAGCAGATGGGACATTGCTGTGGCACTGCCCACCACCaagttaaatataaaacatctagcagaaggcagcagggtACTCACTGCTCAGGAAGTCTGCCACGGGGACATGGCAAAGTAAACAGAATTTTTGGGAGTGCTTCCCgctcccacctgctgcttcGGCATCCTgcagggtgcagagaagggctggCAGACCCTCTCTGAGCCTTTGGTGccagtgctgtgcctgggcaggGGGTTAGGGGCAAGGGTCTGGGCTGTGGCAGATGAATTTCCTCTGGGGTCTTTTGGCTGCTGGGCGACTTTGGCTGTAGGCTATCCCTGGAGGCAAGAAATAGGTGTAAAATGGACCAAACAGTCGATGCCTGTGTGAACAGTTGGGTATTGAAGTCTCAAGGTCTGTGTAAAACCCAGTGTTGCATTTCTCAGGAAGAGCTCTGTGGCACATTCCTCAGCTGGGGAGGATGTTGGTGTTGCAGCACTTCACCTCTGCTCCATGGAGATGCTCCCTAAAAAACGCTGAGAAGTGGGAAGAATCTGGGCTGCCTCATTTCCATATAAATCACTTGTTTTCCCTGCATTGGCAGTCGGGCTGCCTTGAGGTTAATGTGCAGAGCTTCAAAACCAGGAACCTGGTGGGATTCTCTCCATATCTGATAGCATGTGTGATGCCACGAGAGAAAATATATTCCAAAGTTggggaaaataaacaagaaaaaggcaagGGGAGAAAGGAGGATGGGGATAAGATATAATTAGCATCATCTTTGGAGAATTTTGACACAGTGCTGGTGCTGCATTTTGGGTAGTTCTTTGTTGTGGGGtgcctgggtgctggggctcctgctggggatgtgggggggtGTTCTCTGGGCTGGCTTTGCTCCTGGGGGCACCTCTGGTCTGTGCTGTCCTGGGGGGAGCAGAGAAGCTGCTCAGCCATGGTGGTGCTTGCATGCTGCAGCCCAGTATTGGGCCAGATGTGCTTCACAGCTGGGCAAGGTCCAGGGAGCATCTGAGAAGTATAATCCCTTCTGACTTTACTGGTGCTGCAGGACTGGTGCAGCCCTTCACAGGCTTGCACTGGGCTACCTGGAATGCCACCAAGGCTACtaaagaaaatggtatttttataGTGGGAAAACCTGTGGTTTGCTCATGCAGAGAGccctgctgcctgggctgggtcTGAGCATGGCCTCTGGATGGGACAccttaaagaggaaaaagaaacacccTTGGCATTTCCTTTCCACTGGTGGTAAATACTGCTGCCTGTGCCTGACTTGCTAGTGCCAGAACTGGAGATTCACCTGTGAGGAACAGAGAAGTGCCAGCTCTTGCAGGTTATAATTATGAGCCTTCTGGCTTGTgttcctccagccctgcctgcctgccccaggcATTCACATTCGTATGTGAATAttagcaatatttaaatattttagttcTTAAGGCAAAGGTGTCTAGAGTGAACTGTGTATGCTCAGAGTATCACCAGCAAATGGGAAGAGcctttgtttgtttattttcatcatGAATTGTAAACTAATCTCCTGGTTTGGGAGAAATTGGCTTGTGGCTTTATCATGCCTGGGGTTGTTGGCGCTTGGGTTCAGATTGAAGGATCAGGTGATAGCTGCAGTGTGAGGAAGCCTCTAGATCACAGTTCCTCAGCCTAAGCCAAGGACTATTTAccttttctggggaaaaaaacccaacattctGCTGCTACAGTTtcccttatttttattttttttttttagttaaatcAAAATTAGGtttaacatttgttttttcacttattatctttatttttctatgaTATCCTTGATTACGTGCATCAGAATGTGGGtgtgaggtttttctttttttttttatttctttttttttttttttaaatcttgtcaTTATTTCATGGAGCATTTTCTGATGTCTTGTGAATCACCCACCGCTCATGGACCACAAATTGAAAAATACTCCTCTGGTATGTTTGAGCCAGGGAGAGAAACATGCTGTGGCAATGTGGGTGGTAGGGGGGGAAGTCTGTGAGTGGGagagtgttttttttctggtgccCTTCTCATCATTCATTCTGCAAGtgatatattaaatatatacgGAGGTGAAAATGGAGGGAAATTTTGATCAGatgttgtggttttggggttaATATGTCAACACCTTTAGCATGTAGCTGTATCataagatcatcaagcccaactgttaacccagcactgccaagtccgCCCTGTGAACCATATTCCTAATATATAGGGCATTTCATCATACCCTATATGATACCCAGCAGGTATGATAACAGCTGGTAGTGCcctggctggggctgtgtgtgtaGCAGAGGGGTTTGCTGCAGCCGGGGCAGGACCACATGAATGGCAGCATCATGGGCTGCATGGTGAAACCTGGCACTGGCCATTTGCAGAAGGAGCTTAACCAGTGCTGGCAGTCAGACTCACTCtgccctctcttctcctttcctctgcaggaGGGAAGCCTGTGGCCTTCAGAAAGCACCATGTCGGGGAACGGAATAGCAGAGGTGAGGACCAGGGGCGTGGGCGCCGCTGCCTTTCCCGCTGTGCCgggctgcagcccctcaccctcctctccccctttctcttcctctcctcttcagcAGCAAATCTACACCCCGAGACCTAGCGACCGTCTGGCAGTGCCATCCTTCCTGCAGAGGGACCGCTTCAACAGATTCCAGCCAACCTACCCCTACATGCAGCACGAGATCGACCTCCCCCCCACCATCTCCCTGTCGGACGGCGAGGAGCCCCCCCCCTACCAGGGACCCTGCACGCTGCAGCTGCGAGACCCCGAGCAGCAAATGGAGCTCAACAGAGAGTCGGTCCGGGCCCCCCCCAACAGAACCATCTTCGACAGTGACTTGATAGATAACTCCGTGTACGGGGGGCCGTGCCCCCCCAGCAGTAACTCTGGCATCAGCGCCACCTGCTACGGGAGCAATGGTCGGATGGAGGGACCCCCACCCACCTACAGCGAGGTGATAGGGCACTACCCCGGGTCGACGTTCtaccagcaccagcagaacaACAACAACGGGATGCCTTCCATCTTGGAGAGCAGCAGACTCCATCATTCACAAATCAATGGCCTTGAGAGCACAACCGCCTggaacaaagagaaagagaaacaaaaagggcaccccttttaaaaaacaaaacaaaacaaaacaaaaaacaaaaaaaaaaaaagagagaagaaaaaaaaagaaaaggcaaaaaaaaaaaaacaaaggcaaaaagcaagaaagttAAATGAAACACTCTGCACTTCTCggtaaaagaaaaaggagagagagagttGAGGAagacaagcaaataaaaaaaaaaaagcccttccccATCTCTCCatgtataaatatttacttGTTATGTCTGGTCTGAATGCACAAGCCTACCAAGCTtgcaaaaacatttctttattgAGCTCTGTCTAGAcgtttaaaaaggaaaaaaaaaaatcaactgcagtccatttttttttttgtttctagttGAGCTGTgtgagtgcttttttttctgtttgtttgattATTTCACTTatctttaaagacaaaatatttgcacaaaaacattttgtttaaagatctgcaatataaatatataaatatatattaaaaataagagaaagtgTATGTGTAAGGAGCAGGAGTATTTTTGTATTAGAAGAGGcctattcaaaaaaaaaaaaaagttgttttctgaactagaagaaaaatggcaatttttttgAGTGCCAACTCAAAAAGCGTGTATTacattgtaaaaaaaacaaaaaacaaaaaaaattcaaaagcaggGGTTTAGAgttatttatataaatgttgAAATTTTGcactattttttaatataaatatgtCAGTGCTTGTGTTGGTCAAAGCCTCTATCATGTCTACCATGAACCTGTTAAGGGATATATGTTGAAGTGAAGAACCGAGTAGCTGGAAGGGGGTGGACAGACGCTGAAGTGGAGATGCCAGCCCTGGGAGGAGCAGTGAGCGAGACTGCAGCTTATGCAAATCATTAATTTCCAGAGTCCCTGCACATGGCCACCAACAGTCATGGCTTTATACATTCCCTACAAAGCAAGAGGAGTtggtgtgtgtctgtatgtCGTCCGGTAGGATTATTGGAgtaaaaaggtaaaattaaaaCTCCCTGCTTCTGTGAGTCGGTAACAAAGAACAGAAGCAGACAAaaattacttgattttttttttttttttttttttttttttttgacaaccTCTAACTTTTTGGAGGGGGGTGGTAGGGATGAGAATAAACTTCTGTGTCTGAAGGAACAAAGTGttctttggtttatttctttcagtgttcAACTCGAAGGGCCCTATTTGGAGCTAGAGCGGTGTTTATGGAAGTTAATGGGAATAAATGGTAACGCACCCATCAGCTGCCTTTCAGCTGGTTTTAAATACAGCATGGGAAGTATGAGCTGAGAAGAGTGGTGAAAGTCAGTTTCACTTTGTATTAACCTCCTGAACCTCTGTTTGGGATGAAGGGGCACAGCCAGTCCCCACGCTGCCACTGGTCATCGCTGTCTTTGACTTTGTTATCCTAGCTAAAGAGGCATCAGATACAGGCATTGGAAATTAATCTCCTCCTGTGATGTATTAATTAAAGGCTAAAGAAATACGCTTAATGCTTTAGAAGCAAAGCCCCTTTACCTCTTCTGAAGATTTCCTCATCCACAGCAGCACGGTCCCACCTGCCCTCCTGCCCACCAGGTGTTGTGCGTCTTTAATTTATCTTGGTCTGGAGAGCATTTTGTCCTTACTATGCtattgtttacatttttatattgtgTAGGTGTCTGGTAGGTGTTTTACCCTCGTGGTGAATTTGTATGTGATGGATTGAGCGAGTGAGAAACCTGAGAACTGGGTGTTAGGGAGAGCAAAAGGGAACAAACCTGTTCCTGGCCCCGgctccccagcctggggagcaCCTCTGAGAGCGCAAGGAGAGGTCACTGGGGAACCACAGAGAGTGAAGATTTTATAAGGAGGTGTGATTTCATTTTCTGGAGGATGCTATCTAGTAGAGTGACATAAATGAAAGATATAAAGGCaataattattgtttttaaGCAACTTTTCTAttacttgaaaagaaaacaaccatgAGAACGGTTTTGAAGTTCTGACCATTTGaacaatatttatatatatattttaaaaagatgatgACTAGCTGAACTTGAAGTTTGatcattattttttgcttttttttttgtctagaaATAGTTGTGTACCTTTTCAATATTTCAAACTGCTTTTCCACAGCTCTTGAAATCTTCATAGCTTTACAGTTGTGTAACCTAAATTTTGatgacctaaaaaaaaaaaaagccacaaaaaaaaaaaaaaaaaaaaaaaaaagtcatgcaaaggaataaaaatctaGTTTGTCATGAAAGGTACAAAAGTGATGAATTTATAcgagtttttaaaatgtatctttcCTTTATGTAACAAGTCTATTTAGTGCCTTATTAAAGAAGCAGTTACCCTCTCTTtctaaagaggagaaaacaaaatcattGTTAGCATCACAAGTAACCAGCGTCTGGTCTCTTGCTCCTTTGGACCTTGCATTCAGTTTTCCAGTCCCTTCtgtcctggcagtgctgctggctcctggagcagctccctgtgctccctcagctgctgctctgctccgACTGGATGTAAGGGAACTTGAACACGTTTATGCACATTATCCTACCCGGGGAGGTAGGAAACTGTGGTGGATATTGTAAATGAGATACCAAccaaaagagaaactgaaatataaTATCTACTGCCCTCTTGAGCCAAAATGCGTGAATAGTGTTGTTGGGGTTGTTTCATGGTTGGTtgcttggtgttttttgggttgtttgtgaggctttgttttggggtttgtttgttggttggttttttgcttttttttttgggggggggtcgGGGGTGAGTGTTCTGGGATCTGAACTTTAGTTTgtttgctacaaaaaaaaaaaaaaaaaaacaaaactggttACCTCATCAGGTTTTGGGTGGAATATGCATCATATGTCTAAAATTGGGCGTAAGGAGGTGTCGTGGGCACTGGAGGTTGTTAAATAATGGGATTGTGTTGTCGTGTGGTGTCACCTGGCCACCAAAGCCCATGGAGAGGTCAGGGAGGTGGGTAGGGTCTGGAAAGGTGAGGAAGGTAGTGGGAGAGGGTCTAAAAATGCAGTGCAATTAAACCCAACTTTCATGCTTTGAAGTCCTCAAAATTTCAACTGATTCTCTagtttattttccctgttttgtttctttctcctccatGCACTCCCAGTGTGAGTTTTCATTTCTCAAGCATCACCCCAAGCATTTGCAGTTGAGCGATCGGTTTGCTGAGTTCTTGGGTCTTAGTTTCCTTTACCTCTTTCTCTAGTTTGTTGAATTCGGTGAGTGTGAAACGTTGGCTCTTCAACCCCTCTGTTGCAAACGATGCCTTTCAGTCCATGCTGTGCACAGACAAACCAagctgcccctgctgctgctgcgggtccctggggtgcagctgcagccccagtgGGGGGAGCCTCGGGTCCCAGGCAGTGGGTGCAACTCGAGTCCACCTTGAGCGAGCCAAGTGGTCaccttttgtctttcttctgtCCATTCCTCTGCTTTGTGGTCCCCAGAACTGGGTATTTCAAGTGCAGATACCAGATCTGGAGTCCAGATCAACTCCAAGTTCTGAGTGGGTGTTTAGAAATAATGGTctgttcctttttattattattattat
This genomic stretch from Heliangelus exortis chromosome 16, bHelExo1.hap1, whole genome shotgun sequence harbors:
- the PMEPA1 gene encoding protein TMEPAI isoform X2, translating into MYNFMGLNSTAVAIQPNVSCTCNCKRSLFQSMEITELEFVQIIIIVVVMMVMVVVITCLLNHYKLSARSFISRHSQGRRRDENLSSEGSLWPSESTMSGNGIAEQQIYTPRPSDRLAVPSFLQRDRFNRFQPTYPYMQHEIDLPPTISLSDGEEPPPYQGPCTLQLRDPEQQMELNRESVRAPPNRTIFDSDLIDNSVYGGPCPPSSNSGISATCYGSNGRMEGPPPTYSEVIGHYPGSTFYQHQQNNNNGMPSILESSRLHHSQINGLESTTAWNKEKEKQKGHPF
- the PMEPA1 gene encoding protein TMEPAI isoform X1; the protein is MYNFMGLNSTAVAIQPNVSCTCNCKRSLFQSMEISTECLGRTFPGKLAELEFVQIIIIVVVMMVMVVVITCLLNHYKLSARSFISRHSQGRRRDENLSSEGSLWPSESTMSGNGIAEQQIYTPRPSDRLAVPSFLQRDRFNRFQPTYPYMQHEIDLPPTISLSDGEEPPPYQGPCTLQLRDPEQQMELNRESVRAPPNRTIFDSDLIDNSVYGGPCPPSSNSGISATCYGSNGRMEGPPPTYSEVIGHYPGSTFYQHQQNNNNGMPSILESSRLHHSQINGLESTTAWNKEKEKQKGHPF